A stretch of the Haloplanus aerogenes genome encodes the following:
- a CDS encoding ABC transporter ATP-binding protein: protein MLLELENVVSGYGDAIIVHGVDMEMSDGEMVTIIGPNGAGKSTLLKTIVGVVEPREGSVVFEGTDLAGKPPEDIVKHGVCYVRQNDNIFPNLSVMENLKMGAWPAEGEDWFDFDERLEEVYEQFPVLEERADQRAGSLSGGQQQMVAMGTAMILDPDLLVLDEPSAGLAPQLVEEMFEKIVDINDAGTPILMVEQNARAALKRSDRGIVLDMGENRFQGTGEELLDSDEVAELYLGTD from the coding sequence ATGCTACTTGAACTGGAGAACGTCGTCAGCGGCTACGGTGACGCGATCATCGTCCACGGCGTCGACATGGAGATGTCCGACGGGGAGATGGTCACGATCATCGGGCCGAACGGTGCGGGGAAGTCGACCCTCCTGAAGACTATCGTCGGCGTGGTCGAGCCCCGGGAGGGGTCGGTCGTCTTCGAAGGCACCGACCTGGCCGGCAAGCCACCGGAGGATATCGTCAAACACGGCGTCTGTTACGTCCGCCAGAACGACAACATCTTCCCGAACCTCTCGGTCATGGAGAATCTGAAGATGGGGGCGTGGCCCGCCGAGGGTGAGGACTGGTTCGACTTCGACGAGCGACTCGAAGAAGTGTACGAGCAGTTCCCCGTCCTCGAGGAACGTGCCGACCAGCGTGCGGGGTCGCTCAGTGGCGGACAACAGCAGATGGTTGCGATGGGGACCGCGATGATCCTCGATCCCGACCTACTCGTCCTCGACGAGCCGTCGGCGGGGCTGGCTCCCCAGCTCGTCGAGGAGATGTTCGAGAAGATCGTCGACATCAACGACGCCGGAACGCCGATCCTGATGGTCGAGCAGAACGCCCGGGCGGCGCTCAAGCGGTCGGACCGCGGCATCGTCCTCGATATGGGCGAGAACCGGTTCCAAGGAACCGGCGAGGAGTTGCTCGACAGCGACGAAGTCGCCGAACTCTACCTCGGCACCGACTGA
- a CDS encoding histidine kinase: MTIGPRTTMVSLPRWLKRWSLAITAITLAVAPAARLLVATTPTTLVLGGLVPLLLLTGVTYAGWAYARRESPAFTAIVTAWTLSVVAGMVVVAVWVVTLARLASTGLSFAMLSPVVTSAGAVTGLWLGTSNARWRERDATLRREREQLDFLNELLRHYVLNAAQVIVGRADRLAERTGDDDAVEISRSGRRIARHVQQMRALVTSDDSCWPVDLTAAVERARTSVDEQEVQLVVDLPETCPVVADDALDVLVEALLFRAVDRTEGDSVTVRLDAVEEDDGVRLVVVDDAGSPRVESVDPESIDTDHGVFEFQWYLVMTLTERYGGQVTVTDRDDGARVEVWLRTPDGR, encoded by the coding sequence GTGACAATCGGTCCCCGCACGACGATGGTCTCGCTCCCTCGATGGCTGAAACGGTGGTCGCTGGCGATCACGGCGATCACGCTGGCGGTGGCGCCGGCGGCGCGACTGCTGGTCGCCACGACTCCGACGACGCTGGTACTCGGCGGCCTCGTGCCCCTGCTTCTGCTCACGGGCGTGACGTACGCGGGGTGGGCGTACGCACGCCGGGAATCCCCGGCGTTCACCGCCATCGTCACGGCGTGGACGCTGTCGGTCGTCGCGGGGATGGTCGTCGTCGCCGTCTGGGTCGTGACACTCGCCCGCCTCGCCAGCACCGGACTCTCCTTCGCGATGCTGTCGCCGGTCGTCACGTCCGCCGGTGCCGTCACCGGTCTCTGGCTGGGGACGAGCAACGCTCGCTGGCGGGAGCGCGACGCCACTCTCCGCCGGGAGCGCGAGCAACTCGACTTCCTGAACGAACTGCTCAGACACTACGTGCTGAACGCCGCGCAGGTGATCGTCGGGCGGGCGGACCGGCTGGCCGAGCGGACGGGCGACGACGACGCCGTCGAGATCAGCCGGTCAGGGCGCCGGATCGCCCGCCACGTCCAGCAGATGCGGGCGCTCGTGACGAGCGACGACTCGTGCTGGCCGGTCGACCTCACGGCGGCCGTCGAGCGGGCGCGGACGAGTGTCGACGAACAGGAGGTGCAGCTCGTCGTCGACCTGCCCGAGACCTGTCCGGTCGTCGCCGACGACGCGCTGGACGTCCTGGTCGAAGCGCTCCTCTTCCGGGCCGTCGACCGCACCGAGGGCGACTCGGTGACGGTCCGACTCGATGCGGTCGAGGAGGACGACGGCGTGCGGCTCGTCGTCGTCGACGACGCGGGGTCGCCACGGGTCGAGTCGGTCGATCCCGAGTCCATCGACACGGACCACGGCGTCTTCGAGTTCCAGTGGTATCTCGTGATGACGCTGACCGAGCGGTACGGGGGGCAGGTGACGGTGACGGACCGCGACGACGGCGCGCGCGTCGAGGTGTGGCTCCGGACACCGGACGGCCGGTGA
- a CDS encoding O-acetylhomoserine aminocarboxypropyltransferase/cysteine synthase family protein: MPDDDQPGFHTRSLHAGQSPDPSTGARAPPIYQTTSYVFDDADDAAGQFALEKEGHIYSRLMNPTVGTLQERLASLEGGVGAAATASGMAALDLATFLLAEAGDNIVTASALYGGTYTYFTHSVERRGITTKFVDTLDYDAYAEAIDDDTAYVHLETIGNPALVTPDIERIADIAHNHGVPLFVDNTFATPYLCRPLEHGADLVWDSTTKWLHGSGSTVGGVLVDGGTFDWGEYADDYPEIGQDNPAYHGVNFHETFAPAGFTYAAIARGLRDLGNTQSPFDAWVTLQKLESFPMRMERHCQNAMAVAEHLEDHPDVSWVNYPGLESHETHETASEYLEGGYGGMITFGLDAGYEAAKGTVNNVELASLLANVGDAKTLVIHPSSTTHQQLTEEEQRAAGVTPDMVRLSVGLEDVDDIIADLDQAIDAAT, encoded by the coding sequence ATGCCAGACGACGATCAACCCGGATTCCACACGCGAAGCCTACACGCCGGCCAGTCGCCTGACCCCTCGACGGGTGCGCGCGCGCCACCGATCTATCAGACCACATCCTACGTCTTCGACGACGCGGACGACGCCGCCGGACAGTTCGCCCTCGAGAAGGAGGGGCACATCTACTCGCGGCTGATGAACCCCACCGTCGGCACGTTGCAGGAGCGACTCGCCTCGCTCGAAGGCGGCGTCGGCGCCGCCGCCACCGCGTCGGGGATGGCCGCGCTCGACCTCGCCACGTTCCTCCTCGCGGAAGCGGGCGACAACATCGTCACCGCCTCGGCGCTGTACGGCGGCACCTACACCTACTTCACCCACTCCGTCGAGCGGCGCGGGATCACGACGAAGTTCGTCGACACGCTCGACTACGACGCCTACGCCGAGGCCATCGACGACGACACCGCCTACGTCCACCTCGAAACCATCGGCAACCCGGCGCTCGTGACGCCCGACATCGAGCGCATCGCGGACATCGCCCACAACCACGGCGTCCCCCTGTTCGTCGACAACACCTTCGCCACACCCTACCTCTGTCGCCCCCTCGAACACGGCGCGGACCTGGTGTGGGACTCGACGACCAAGTGGCTCCACGGGTCGGGATCGACGGTCGGCGGCGTCCTCGTCGACGGCGGCACCTTCGACTGGGGCGAGTACGCCGACGACTACCCCGAAATCGGGCAAGACAACCCCGCCTACCACGGCGTCAACTTCCACGAGACGTTCGCCCCCGCGGGCTTCACCTACGCCGCCATCGCCCGCGGCCTGCGCGACCTGGGCAACACGCAGTCGCCGTTCGACGCGTGGGTCACGCTCCAGAAGCTGGAGTCGTTCCCGATGCGGATGGAGCGCCACTGTCAGAACGCGATGGCCGTCGCGGAGCATCTGGAGGACCACCCCGACGTGAGCTGGGTGAACTACCCCGGACTGGAGAGCCACGAGACCCACGAGACGGCCAGCGAGTATCTCGAGGGCGGCTACGGCGGCATGATCACCTTCGGCCTCGACGCCGGCTACGAGGCGGCGAAGGGGACGGTGAACAACGTCGAACTCGCCTCGCTGCTCGCCAACGTCGGCGACGCGAAGACGCTCGTCATCCACCCCTCCTCCACCACCCACCAGCAGTTGACCGAGGAAGAACAGCGCGCCGCGGGCGTCACGCCCGACATGGTCCGCCTCTCCGTGGGCCTGGAGGACGTGGACGACATCATCGCCGATCTGGATCAGGCGATCGACGCGGCGACCTAG
- a CDS encoding cupin domain-containing protein, producing MNTVTLDPGESTAPHAHDRQEEVYVALDGGHVRIDGTKYEVPAGGLVRCGPDAVRSVHNDTADGSQTWLMFGAPPLGTVDDFGEYRMPEE from the coding sequence GTGAACACGGTGACGCTCGATCCCGGCGAATCGACCGCCCCGCACGCGCACGACCGGCAGGAGGAGGTGTACGTCGCCCTCGACGGCGGGCACGTCCGGATCGACGGGACGAAATACGAGGTGCCGGCGGGTGGGCTCGTTCGTTGCGGCCCGGACGCTGTTCGGAGCGTCCACAACGATACCGCCGACGGGAGTCAGACGTGGCTCATGTTCGGGGCCCCGCCGCTCGGCACCGTCGACGATTTCGGCGAGTACCGGATGCCGGAGGAGTGA
- a CDS encoding ABC transporter ATP-binding protein, giving the protein MTLLEANGLRKTFGGIVAVDEVSFEVNRKEIVGVIGPNGAGKSTMFKLLAGFHRPDEGTVVFDGEDVTELAPNERTQRGLVRTFQIAQELTGMRVMDNMLLAAQNHPGEKVLAAAANTGSVRDYESDARDRAEELLKFLELWDLREEYAGNLSGGQRKLLELGRALMADPDLLLLDEPMAGVNPDLTDRLLQRIMDLRDERDMTFLVVEHDIEAIMRISDTVIGMHDGRVLSKGTPEEVQSDERMLEAYLGGEV; this is encoded by the coding sequence ATGACGCTGCTCGAAGCCAACGGTCTCCGGAAGACGTTCGGTGGTATCGTCGCGGTCGACGAGGTTTCCTTCGAGGTCAACCGCAAGGAGATCGTCGGCGTCATCGGCCCGAACGGCGCCGGCAAGTCCACCATGTTCAAACTGCTCGCCGGCTTCCACCGACCCGACGAGGGGACCGTGGTGTTCGACGGCGAGGATGTGACGGAGCTCGCACCCAACGAGCGGACTCAGCGTGGCCTCGTGCGGACCTTCCAGATCGCACAGGAACTCACGGGGATGCGAGTGATGGACAACATGCTGCTCGCGGCACAGAACCATCCCGGCGAGAAAGTGCTCGCTGCGGCCGCCAACACCGGGAGCGTCCGCGACTACGAGAGTGACGCGCGCGACCGTGCGGAGGAACTACTGAAGTTCCTCGAACTCTGGGACCTGCGCGAGGAGTACGCCGGGAACCTCTCCGGCGGCCAGCGGAAGCTACTGGAGCTCGGGCGGGCGCTGATGGCGGACCCGGACCTCCTACTGCTCGACGAGCCGATGGCTGGCGTCAACCCCGACCTGACCGATCGCCTCCTCCAGCGCATCATGGACCTGCGCGACGAGCGAGACATGACGTTTCTCGTCGTGGAACACGACATCGAGGCGATCATGCGAATCTCCGACACCGTCATCGGCATGCACGACGGCAGGGTGCTCTCGAAAGGAACCCCGGAGGAAGTACAATCCGACGAGCGGATGCTCGAAGCGTACCTGGGAGGCGAAGTCTGA
- a CDS encoding asparaginase encodes MTVVVVSTGGTIASTEDRGGDAAPSLDGADLVAAVPGLGDVSVRTEEFSKVPSPHFTVERMYDLAALVRDLDADSGVEGVVVTQGTDVLEETAYFLDLCYDGETPVVVTGAMRNPSLASPDGPANLLAAVRTAGDADARGRGVLVAFAGRVLPAREATKVHSQMVDTFRCPEFGPLGVVEEGSVTWRRRAQNPDPTFDPDPDRLTNDVAAVYVTADAPASHLSAHADATAVCLAATGAGHLTGELVDALETLRAADVPVIVTTRCPEGRLARSTYGFRGSERTLRRLGCRYADLNLQKTRIRAIVAHAADRLDDAFEAP; translated from the coding sequence ATGACCGTCGTCGTCGTTTCCACTGGCGGCACCATCGCGTCGACCGAGGACCGCGGCGGGGACGCCGCCCCGTCGCTCGACGGGGCCGACCTCGTCGCCGCCGTTCCCGGTCTGGGCGACGTGTCCGTCCGCACCGAGGAGTTCTCGAAGGTTCCGAGTCCCCACTTCACCGTCGAGCGGATGTACGACCTCGCCGCCCTCGTCCGCGACCTCGACGCCGACAGCGGGGTCGAGGGCGTCGTCGTCACGCAGGGGACGGACGTACTGGAGGAGACGGCGTACTTCCTCGACCTCTGTTACGACGGCGAAACGCCCGTGGTCGTCACGGGGGCGATGCGCAACCCCTCGCTGGCCAGTCCCGACGGCCCGGCGAATCTGCTGGCGGCGGTCCGGACGGCGGGCGACGCCGACGCCCGTGGCCGGGGTGTCCTCGTCGCCTTCGCCGGGCGTGTCCTCCCCGCTCGCGAGGCGACGAAGGTCCACTCGCAGATGGTCGATACGTTCCGGTGCCCGGAGTTCGGCCCGCTCGGCGTCGTCGAGGAGGGGTCGGTCACGTGGCGCCGCCGGGCTCAGAACCCCGATCCGACGTTCGATCCCGACCCTGACCGCCTCACGAACGACGTGGCCGCGGTGTACGTCACGGCCGACGCGCCCGCCTCCCATCTGTCGGCGCACGCCGACGCGACGGCGGTCTGTCTCGCCGCGACCGGCGCGGGGCATCTGACCGGCGAACTCGTGGACGCCCTCGAAACCCTCCGGGCGGCGGACGTGCCGGTGATCGTCACGACCCGGTGTCCCGAGGGGCGACTGGCGCGGTCGACGTACGGCTTCCGCGGGAGCGAACGGACGCTCCGGCGCCTCGGCTGTCGGTACGCGGATCTGAACCTCCAGAAGACCCGTATCCGGGCTATCGTCGCCCACGCCGCCGACCGACTCGACGACGCGTTCGAGGCGCCGTGA
- a CDS encoding branched-chain amino acid ABC transporter permease: MALVDLLLVVGVIAGVYSLLAIGMNMHWGDTGLLNFAHAAFFAVGAYTSAILTTPPATGDLATRVVGFDFPIVVGLLAGTALAGLVGVLIAVTSVRLEGDYLAMVTLSSAELIRLMIHNEAWLTTGAQTLKNIPRPLSGVVPVSYDIFYFVLVWTIVGVCYLLFTRLSHSPFGRVLHAIRENDDVPLALGKNITVFKLKSFGIGAAIAGLAGGLWAHYVYAISSIMFLPSITFLIWAAVIIGGAGSYAGAVVGASVIVFLRQITRFIPGDVPFGDQLAYIRLMVVGAVLILVLYYRPEGLLGDAERLQAGTSE; this comes from the coding sequence ATGGCACTTGTAGACCTCCTGCTGGTCGTCGGCGTCATCGCCGGCGTCTACTCGTTGTTAGCGATTGGAATGAACATGCACTGGGGCGATACCGGCCTGTTGAACTTCGCGCACGCGGCCTTCTTCGCGGTCGGTGCGTACACGTCGGCGATCCTCACGACACCGCCGGCGACGGGCGATCTTGCGACGCGCGTCGTCGGGTTCGACTTCCCGATCGTCGTCGGACTACTCGCGGGGACCGCCCTCGCCGGTCTCGTCGGGGTGTTGATCGCCGTCACCAGCGTCCGCCTCGAAGGCGACTACCTAGCGATGGTGACGCTGAGTTCCGCGGAACTCATCCGGCTGATGATCCACAACGAGGCGTGGCTAACGACAGGGGCCCAGACGCTGAAGAACATCCCCCGCCCGCTCAGCGGGGTGGTTCCCGTCAGCTACGACATCTTCTATTTCGTCCTCGTGTGGACCATCGTCGGCGTCTGCTACCTGCTGTTCACGCGGCTCTCGCACAGCCCGTTCGGGCGGGTGCTCCACGCGATCCGCGAGAACGACGACGTTCCGCTCGCACTCGGGAAGAACATCACCGTATTCAAGCTGAAATCGTTCGGCATCGGCGCCGCTATCGCCGGCCTTGCCGGCGGTCTGTGGGCACACTACGTCTACGCCATCTCGTCGATCATGTTCCTGCCCAGCATCACCTTCCTGATCTGGGCGGCGGTCATCATCGGCGGCGCTGGGAGCTACGCCGGCGCAGTCGTGGGCGCCAGCGTTATCGTCTTCCTCCGGCAGATTACGCGGTTCATTCCCGGAGATGTGCCCTTCGGCGACCAGCTCGCGTACATCCGTCTGATGGTCGTGGGCGCGGTGTTGATCCTCGTCCTCTACTACCGACCAGAGGGACTGCTCGGCGACGCCGAACGACTGCAAGCCGGTACTTCGGAGTGA
- a CDS encoding branched-chain amino acid ABC transporter permease, whose translation MVLDPQLVWNGLVVGSIIAVSALGLTLIFGILNFINIAYGDYMAAGAYVAWAVNAQVGLPLGVAIVAGILTMSVGAVVLDKIVFQHFRTRSPITLLIVSIGLAFIIRNLIRAIWGPSGHFYDLPMEANPSFLGVRFSVEQVAIMVVSILLLLGVYALLRRTRIGIAMRAASDDRMLSRIRGVDTEKLVLYVWLIGGAIAGLGGIMLGLDAQLRPNMGFTALIPIFAAVILGGIGDPKGAVAGGYTIGVAQEVSVAVIPSEYKFGVGLVALIVGLLTRPDGLFGEATR comes from the coding sequence ATGGTACTTGACCCACAACTTGTCTGGAACGGACTGGTCGTCGGAAGCATCATCGCCGTTTCGGCGCTCGGACTGACGCTCATCTTCGGCATTCTCAACTTCATCAACATCGCGTACGGCGACTACATGGCCGCCGGCGCGTACGTCGCCTGGGCGGTCAACGCACAGGTCGGCCTCCCGCTCGGGGTCGCCATCGTCGCCGGCATCCTCACCATGTCGGTCGGCGCGGTCGTCCTCGACAAAATTGTGTTCCAGCACTTCCGCACCCGGAGCCCGATCACGCTACTCATCGTCTCCATCGGACTGGCCTTCATCATTCGGAACCTCATCCGTGCCATCTGGGGTCCGAGCGGCCACTTCTACGACCTGCCGATGGAGGCCAACCCGTCGTTCCTGGGCGTCAGATTCAGCGTCGAGCAGGTGGCCATCATGGTCGTGAGTATCCTCCTGTTGCTCGGCGTGTACGCCCTGCTCCGGCGGACTCGAATCGGTATCGCGATGCGAGCGGCGTCCGACGACCGGATGCTCTCCCGCATCCGCGGGGTCGACACCGAAAAGCTCGTGCTGTACGTCTGGTTGATCGGCGGCGCCATCGCCGGGCTGGGCGGCATCATGCTCGGTCTCGACGCCCAGCTCCGACCGAACATGGGCTTTACCGCCCTGATTCCGATCTTCGCGGCGGTCATCCTGGGTGGCATCGGTGACCCCAAGGGTGCCGTCGCGGGCGGGTACACCATCGGCGTCGCACAGGAAGTGAGCGTGGCCGTGATTCCATCCGAGTACAAGTTCGGCGTCGGACTCGTGGCACTGATCGTCGGGCTGCTCACACGTCCGGACGGCCTATTCGGGGAGGCGACGCGATGA
- the serA gene encoding phosphoglycerate dehydrogenase, producing the protein MKVLVTDPIADAGLDRLREAGYEVETAYDVEGESLLDAVSDANALVVRSGTDVTEAVFEAAPDLVIVGRAGIGVDNIDIDAATDHGVIVANAPEGNVRAAAEHTVAMAFATARSIPQAHVRLRAGEWAKGDYLGTELNGKTLGIVGLGRVGQEVAKRLGSLGMELVAYDPYIGQERAEQLGAELVDFEACLEHADFLTVHTPLTPETEGMIAEDELALMEGGYVVNCARGGVVDEPALAAAVEDGTLAGAAVDVFADEPVDADNPLLAVEDIVVTPHLGAATEAAQEHVATSIADQIVAAFNDEPVANALNAPSIDESAFPRVQPYIELAETAGKIAAQMFDGRVSEVRVRYEGDIADEDVEFVTASALKGVFEPLEWQVNAVNAPKIAEERGIEVTEEKTRQSEDFQSLVTVTVGDGTDSIGASGSLFAGDDPRIVRLDGYRVDAVPHGQMLVVRNYDRPGVLGLIGTVLGDNDVNIAGMFNGRETVGGEAMTVYNLDEPVPDDAVEQIRTDERIIDVKQITLGNDD; encoded by the coding sequence ATGAAGGTACTCGTCACGGACCCGATCGCAGATGCGGGGCTCGACCGCCTTCGAGAGGCGGGCTACGAGGTGGAGACGGCCTACGACGTGGAGGGGGAGTCCCTCCTCGACGCCGTCTCCGACGCCAACGCCCTCGTGGTGCGGTCGGGGACGGACGTGACCGAAGCAGTGTTCGAGGCCGCGCCAGACCTCGTCATCGTCGGCCGCGCGGGAATCGGCGTCGACAACATCGACATCGACGCCGCGACGGATCACGGCGTCATCGTCGCCAACGCGCCGGAGGGGAACGTCCGCGCCGCCGCGGAACACACCGTCGCCATGGCCTTCGCCACCGCTCGCTCCATCCCGCAGGCCCACGTCCGCCTGCGCGCCGGCGAGTGGGCGAAAGGTGACTACCTCGGCACCGAACTCAACGGCAAGACGCTCGGCATCGTCGGCCTCGGCCGTGTCGGGCAGGAGGTAGCCAAGCGGCTGGGATCGCTGGGCATGGAACTCGTCGCCTACGATCCCTACATCGGGCAGGAGCGGGCCGAACAGCTCGGCGCCGAACTCGTCGACTTCGAGGCCTGTCTCGAACACGCGGACTTTCTGACGGTCCACACCCCCCTGACGCCCGAGACGGAGGGGATGATCGCGGAAGACGAACTCGCGCTCATGGAGGGCGGCTACGTCGTCAACTGCGCGCGCGGTGGCGTCGTCGACGAACCGGCGCTCGCGGCCGCAGTGGAGGACGGCACGCTCGCGGGCGCGGCAGTCGACGTGTTCGCGGACGAACCCGTCGACGCGGACAACCCCCTGCTCGCCGTCGAAGACATCGTCGTCACGCCCCACCTCGGCGCTGCGACGGAGGCCGCACAGGAACACGTCGCCACGAGCATCGCGGACCAGATCGTCGCGGCGTTCAACGACGAACCCGTCGCCAACGCGCTGAACGCCCCCTCCATCGACGAGAGCGCGTTCCCCCGCGTCCAGCCGTACATCGAACTCGCGGAGACGGCGGGCAAGATCGCGGCCCAGATGTTCGACGGCCGCGTCTCCGAGGTGCGCGTGCGCTACGAGGGCGACATCGCGGACGAGGACGTGGAGTTCGTCACCGCGAGCGCGCTCAAGGGCGTCTTCGAGCCACTGGAGTGGCAGGTGAACGCGGTCAACGCACCGAAAATTGCGGAGGAGCGCGGCATCGAAGTGACCGAGGAGAAGACGCGCCAGAGCGAGGACTTCCAGAGCCTCGTCACCGTCACCGTCGGCGACGGCACGGATTCGATTGGCGCCTCGGGCTCGCTCTTTGCCGGCGACGATCCCCGGATCGTCCGCCTCGACGGCTACCGCGTCGACGCCGTCCCCCACGGACAGATGCTCGTCGTGCGCAACTACGACCGCCCCGGCGTCCTCGGCCTGATCGGCACGGTCCTCGGCGACAACGACGTCAACATCGCGGGGATGTTCAACGGCCGCGAAACCGTCGGCGGCGAGGCGATGACTGTCTACAACCTCGACGAACCGGTGCCGGACGACGCCGTCGAACAGATCCGGACCGACGAGCGGATCATCGACGTGAAACAGATCACGCTCGGTAACGACGACTAG
- the serB gene encoding phosphoserine phosphatase SerB, translating into MRLVAFDFDGTLSDSEMTVLLGEQCGVADRMADITERAMNDEISYAESLRERAALLEGLSLDDAEDAFGQVRLREGAGDLLARLNDAGHHTAILTGGFERGVERALDRTGASVDTIVANRLPASGGRLTGEVEGPLIEGTKDEALESLADDVGIPMSRTVAVGDGANDLPMLEVAGLSVGFLPKPAVRPSCDVVVASMDRLGRIFEERGLL; encoded by the coding sequence ATGCGACTCGTCGCGTTCGACTTCGACGGCACGCTCTCGGACTCCGAGATGACGGTCCTGCTGGGTGAGCAGTGCGGTGTCGCCGACCGGATGGCCGACATCACCGAGCGGGCGATGAACGACGAGATCAGCTACGCCGAGAGCCTGCGCGAGCGGGCGGCGTTGCTGGAGGGGCTCTCGCTCGACGACGCGGAGGACGCGTTCGGGCAGGTGCGTCTCCGCGAGGGGGCCGGCGACCTCCTCGCCCGCCTGAACGACGCGGGCCACCACACTGCGATTCTCACCGGTGGCTTCGAGCGTGGCGTCGAGCGCGCCCTCGACCGCACGGGAGCGAGCGTCGACACCATCGTCGCCAACCGCCTCCCCGCGAGCGGCGGCCGCCTCACCGGCGAGGTCGAGGGGCCGCTGATCGAGGGGACGAAAGACGAGGCGCTGGAGTCGCTGGCGGACGACGTCGGGATACCCATGTCCCGTACCGTCGCCGTCGGTGACGGCGCGAACGACCTCCCGATGCTGGAGGTGGCGGGGCTCTCGGTCGGCTTCCTCCCCAAGCCCGCGGTGCGCCCGTCCTGTGACGTGGTGGTGGCGTCGATGGATCGCCTCGGGCGCATCTTCGAGGAACGGGGCCTGCTGTAG
- the thrC gene encoding threonine synthase — MSTSLDLTAAAPSAPGEADDGVWLACIECGETFAPFESIRYTCDHCDGLLEVRYADPPTFDDFEGRGVWRYADALPFEMGVSLPEGATPLHHVPRLEEEVGVERLRVKHEGMNPTGSFKDRGMTVGVRVAKELGVGRLACASTGNTSAALAAYGARGGMQTLVLLPAGKVAAGKIAQAALHDARILEVDGNFDDCLDIVQDLAAQGEAYLLNSLNPFRLEGQKTIGLEILEEFHADHGTYPDRIVLPVGNAGNTAALYKCFRELVQSGALDPDDVPKLTGVQAEGAAPMVEAIEEGNDEVRRWPEVETIATAIRIGNPVNAPKALPGIRNTGGTAVAVSDEAITDAQRALAAEGVGVEPASAASIAGLRKLRERGVVDDDEQVVCLTTGHLLKDPDAAFAAGNDPEPVPNDTDAVLAHLAE, encoded by the coding sequence ATGAGTACCAGCCTCGACCTGACCGCGGCCGCCCCCTCGGCACCCGGCGAGGCCGACGACGGCGTCTGGCTCGCGTGTATCGAGTGTGGTGAGACGTTCGCTCCCTTCGAGTCCATCCGCTACACCTGCGACCACTGCGACGGCTTGCTCGAAGTCCGCTACGCCGATCCGCCGACATTCGACGACTTCGAGGGGCGTGGCGTCTGGCGCTACGCCGACGCGCTCCCCTTCGAGATGGGCGTCTCGCTCCCCGAGGGCGCGACGCCGCTCCACCACGTTCCCCGACTGGAGGAGGAGGTGGGGGTCGAACGCCTCCGCGTCAAACACGAGGGGATGAACCCGACCGGGAGTTTCAAGGATCGCGGCATGACCGTCGGCGTCCGCGTCGCGAAGGAACTCGGCGTGGGTCGACTCGCCTGCGCCTCGACGGGCAACACGAGCGCCGCCCTCGCGGCCTACGGCGCCCGCGGCGGGATGCAGACGCTCGTCCTCCTCCCGGCCGGCAAAGTCGCCGCCGGAAAAATCGCTCAGGCCGCTCTCCACGACGCCCGCATCCTCGAAGTCGACGGCAACTTCGACGACTGTCTCGACATCGTGCAGGACCTCGCGGCGCAGGGCGAGGCGTACCTGCTCAACTCGCTCAACCCCTTCCGACTGGAGGGCCAGAAGACCATCGGACTGGAGATTTTAGAGGAGTTCCACGCCGACCACGGCACCTACCCCGACCGCATCGTCCTCCCCGTCGGCAACGCGGGCAACACCGCGGCGCTCTACAAGTGCTTCCGGGAACTCGTCCAGAGCGGCGCGCTCGACCCCGACGACGTGCCGAAACTGACCGGCGTGCAGGCCGAGGGCGCGGCGCCGATGGTCGAAGCGATCGAGGAGGGGAACGACGAGGTGCGCCGCTGGCCCGAGGTGGAGACCATCGCCACCGCCATCCGCATCGGCAACCCGGTGAACGCGCCGAAGGCGCTCCCGGGCATCCGCAACACGGGCGGCACGGCCGTCGCCGTCTCCGACGAGGCCATCACGGACGCACAACGGGCGCTCGCCGCCGAGGGCGTCGGCGTCGAACCCGCCTCCGCGGCCTCTATCGCCGGCCTCCGCAAACTCCGGGAGCGGGGTGTCGTCGACGACGACGAGCAGGTCGTCTGTCTCACGACGGGGCACCTGCTGAAAGATCCCGACGCGGCCTTCGCCGCGGGCAACGACCCCGAACCCGTGCCGAACGACACCGACGCGGTGCTAGCGCACCTCGCGGAGTAG